One window of Brevibacterium pigmentatum genomic DNA carries:
- a CDS encoding phosphatase PAP2 family protein, translated as MVAERYVESEKTISNPSDRSQWTERAQGLLSWATSFWVLAIGFVVVTLAAAGPLRVWDYKLNRRWLYLFEPDLVWFFQHILDPIAGQAVCLPVLAITAIVLARKRRSWRPIVFAIAVEAAFYLGVGSLKVLLARPSTTLHDPRFFHGGLIEIGGRGISYPSGHAAEAVLIYGAVAYLIATYSDVSTRTAQLLWWGVAAVSVNSVVVSFALGWHWATDLIGGLLIGGVFLRLLIIADRRFTDLST; from the coding sequence ATGGTTGCTGAACGCTATGTCGAATCCGAGAAGACGATCAGCAACCCCTCAGATCGCAGTCAGTGGACGGAACGAGCACAGGGGTTGCTGTCTTGGGCAACCTCATTCTGGGTCTTGGCGATCGGCTTCGTCGTCGTCACACTCGCCGCAGCCGGCCCTCTGCGAGTCTGGGACTACAAGCTCAATCGACGATGGCTCTACCTGTTCGAGCCCGACCTCGTCTGGTTCTTTCAGCACATCCTCGATCCCATCGCAGGCCAGGCAGTCTGTCTTCCCGTCCTGGCGATCACTGCAATCGTCCTGGCACGCAAACGTCGGTCCTGGCGGCCGATCGTCTTCGCGATCGCCGTCGAAGCAGCTTTCTACCTCGGCGTCGGTTCGCTCAAGGTTCTTCTCGCCCGACCGTCGACCACCCTGCACGACCCGCGGTTCTTCCACGGCGGTCTGATCGAAATCGGCGGCCGTGGAATCAGCTACCCGTCCGGGCACGCGGCCGAAGCAGTACTTATCTACGGCGCGGTCGCCTACCTCATCGCCACCTACAGCGACGTCTCCACCAGAACCGCGCAGCTGCTGTGGTGGGGCGTCGCCGCCGTCAGCGTGAACTCCGTGGTCGTGTCCTTCGCCCTCGGCTGGCATTGGGCCACCGACCTCATCGGGGGTCTGCTGATCGGCGGAGTCTTCCTGCGACTGCTCATCATCGCCGACAGGCGATTCACCGATCTCAGTACTTAA